GCCACGATCAATCCTAACTCCAGTTGCAAGTAACAAACTTAACTCTGCTGTTAAAAATTCTAGGTCGGCTAAGGATACCTTGCTTTGAAAAAGCACACCGGTCGTTGCTCTTTTTTGCTCTTCTTTAACTTCAAATGGCAGTAACTTTTGAACTTTTAATTTGTTAATTGCATCTTGCTCAGAGGTTGCTTCAATAAGCCCCTCTGATTTTGCGCCAGATGAATCATAGGCTTTGTAATTAAAAAGCGCCATTAACCTGCGACCCGTATTACTTCATCAATAGTTGTATGACCTAGTACCGCTTTGTGTAAACCATCCTCGAGTAAGGTTCGGCGATTAAGCGAGTGGTTATGATTTTTAGCTTTAGGTATGAAATCAGCATCTTTTGGCATTGCTTTAATTTCATTATCACAGCGTAAATACTCTGTTACGGCCATTCGGCCTTTATACCCGGTATGAGCACAATGCTCACAACCTTTACCTCGAACTAAATTAATCGTATCGATACTAAAGCGTTCAGCAAACTGATTCAGGTTATATTTTTCTATAAGCTTTTGTGCATCTGGATCAGGTTCACTGCAATTGCTACATACTTTTCGTGCTAAGCGCTGTGCAACTATCGACACCAGTGCAGCATTGAGCAAGAACTCTTCTACACCAAGGTCAAGTAATCGAGTATAAGCACTTGCAGCATCATTTGTATGAACAGTACTAAATACTAAGTGGCCAGTTAATGCAGACTGTAATGCAATTTGAGCAGTTTCTTTATCTCGTATTTCACCCAACATAATTACATCAGGATCTTGACGAACTATAGAGCGCAGGCCCGCTGAGAAGTCAAAACCTATATCACTATTAACTTGCACCTGATTTATGCCTGGTAATTGGTATTCTACCGGGTCTTCTAAAGTAATAATTTTTACATCATCATTATTTAGTGCGTTCAAAAATGTATATAAGGTTGTTGTTTTACCAGAACCTGTAGGGCCGGTTAATAACACAACCCCTGCTGTTGTTTTAATATCTTCGCGGATCAATTCATCAATGTCATCTGATAAACCCAAAACGGACATATCGTAACGTACGTTCTCTTTTCTTAGAAAACGCATAACGACTGATTCACCATCATTTAATGGTAATGACGATACACGAATATCAAGCTCTTGATTGGCAATTTTCATTTCGATTTTGCCATCTTGCGGGCGGCGCTTTTCAGCGATATCCATTCCCGACAAGATTTTCAAACGCGTAATTATTGGCAGTTGTTTACGAGCCGAAATAGTTTCAGCTTCATGCAACACACCATCAATTCTAAAACGCGCCCTGTAGCGGCCTTGGTAAGGCTCTAAGTGCATGTCTGATGCACCTTGGCGTAATGCTCTGCTAATTAGTGAATTTAGTAAGTTTACTGTAGGGGCTTCTGTAGCTAATTCTTTTAGGCGTTCTTCCTCATCTAAAGGACTATCATCATCGATATCTGTTAAAGGCTCTTCGTACTTTGCTGCTAATAATTGAATATCAACTTCATTCGCAATGAATAAAGAATAAGATTGATTATTTTTACTTAACCAATCATTCATTACTTGGTTAAGTGGATCCTTACAAGCAAAGGAAATGTGCTCTTTATTGTCAGTTATTGGTAACCAGCTTTGCTCAACAAACATATCAAGCATAGGCTTATCGATGACTAGTGCAGAAAAGTTAGCGTATTGTTCACTAGTA
The nucleotide sequence above comes from Pseudoalteromonas shioyasakiensis. Encoded proteins:
- a CDS encoding type II/IV secretion system protein: MQLHDLLIEKFSVDPQDLTRALNYQAKYSGRLEQVLVNMGSLPEDQVPLLLSEYLGIPLFTSEQYANFSALVIDKPMLDMFVEQSWLPITDNKEHISFACKDPLNQVMNDWLSKNNQSYSLFIANEVDIQLLAAKYEEPLTDIDDDSPLDEEERLKELATEAPTVNLLNSLISRALRQGASDMHLEPYQGRYRARFRIDGVLHEAETISARKQLPIITRLKILSGMDIAEKRRPQDGKIEMKIANQELDIRVSSLPLNDGESVVMRFLRKENVRYDMSVLGLSDDIDELIREDIKTTAGVVLLTGPTGSGKTTTLYTFLNALNNDDVKIITLEDPVEYQLPGINQVQVNSDIGFDFSAGLRSIVRQDPDVIMLGEIRDKETAQIALQSALTGHLVFSTVHTNDAASAYTRLLDLGVEEFLLNAALVSIVAQRLARKVCSNCSEPDPDAQKLIEKYNLNQFAERFSIDTINLVRGKGCEHCAHTGYKGRMAVTEYLRCDNEIKAMPKDADFIPKAKNHNHSLNRRTLLEDGLHKAVLGHTTIDEVIRVAG